CACGACCGACGCCTGCATCGTGTGATCGGCGCGCTGCGTCGTGACGACGACGAGCCCGTGGTCGCGTGCGGCGAGCGCTGCAAAGTCGTCGAGCGTCGTCATACGCGACTCAAGGGTGCCCACGCGAGCAGCAGGACCTTCTCGCCGACGTCGCGGAAGCGCACCGTCGCCTCGGCCTTGTCGCCCCCGCCGTTGATGTCGATGATCACGCCTTCTCCGAACTTCTCGTGGTGCACGTCGTCACCGATCCGGAGGCCCAATTGGTCGGCGCCGCGCGCGCCGGTCGACGCGGTCGACATGCCGAACCCGCCACCGCCGCCGGTCGCCGCCTCGCCTCCACCGACGAGCTCCCGGCTGCGCCGGATCGCCGCCGACACCACCGCATCGCGGTGACCGGCCGCGCCCCGACGCGCACGCGGCGCGCCCGACACCTCGACGAGCTCCCCGGGGATCTCCTCCAGGAACCGGCTCGGTGGGTGGTAGTCGGTGGAGCCGAAGAGCATGCGGCTCCACGCGTGCAGCAGGTAGAGGCGCTCCTGCGCGCGCGTGATACCGACGTAGCAGAGCCGGCGCTCCTCCTCGAGCTCGTCGGGTTCGCCGAGGCTGCGCACGTGCGGGAACACGCCGTCTTCGAGGCCGAGCATGAAGACGACCGGGAACTCGAGTCCCTTCGCCGAGTGCAGCGTCATGAGCGTGACCGCGCTCTGGTCGGGGTCGTCGGAGTCGAGATCGGTGACGAGCGACACCGCCTCGAGGAACGCCTGCACCCGTTCGAGCGCCCCGAGCTCGCCCGCGCTGCGGCCCTGCGGTTGGTCGGGATCGCCCGCGGCGAGCCCACCGATCGCGACGAGCCCGCCGAGGTCGCCCGCGTTCACCTGGTCGTCGAACTCCGCAGCGACGCCGATCAGCTCCTGCAGGTTCTCGATGCGGCCCTCGGACTCGACCGACCGCTCCGAGCGCAGCTCCGAGAGGTAGCCGGTGCGCTCGAGGATGATCTCGATCGTGTGCCCGACACCGCCGTCGGCCTCGTCGGCCACGTCGTCGAGCAGATCGAGCAGGTCGCGGATGGCGCCGAGCGCCTTGCCGGCCACGCCCGCGGTCGCAGCCGCCTGCAACGCCTCGCGGAACGGCACCCCGGCGCCCTGCGCGTACGACTCGACCTTCGCAACCGAGGTGTCGCCCACGCCCCGCTTCGGCGTGTTGACGATCCGCTTCCACGACACTTCGTCGTCGGGGTTCACGAGCGCGCGCAGGTACGCGAGCGCGTCCTTCACCTCGCGGCGGT
This genomic interval from Acidimicrobiia bacterium contains the following:
- a CDS encoding 3'-5' exonuclease, yielding AKAVGPHETRIARIYTEYQRRLNEASAVDFDDLLLLSVRLFREHPDALARWQQRFSHVLVDEFQDTNLAQWELVRLISESHRSVMAVGDADQSIYKFRGADYRNLARFEEVFPDATIIVLDQNYRSTQRILDAANAVIANNAARRPKHLWTEQGEGAPIVRYEAEDEHDEAAFVVSEIRRLTDTADHRFGDIAVFYRTNAQSRVVEESLVRAGIPYRVYGGVKFYDRREVKDALAYLRALVNPDDEVSWKRIVNTPKRGVGDTSVAKVESYAQGAGVPFREALQAAATAGVAGKALGAIRDLLDLLDDVADEADGGVGHTIEIILERTGYLSELRSERSVESEGRIENLQELIGVAAEFDDQVNAGDLGGLVAIGGLAAGDPDQPQGRSAGELGALERVQAFLEAVSLVTDLDSDDPDQSAVTLMTLHSAKGLEFPVVFMLGLEDGVFPHVRSLGEPDELEEERRLCYVGITRAQERLYLLHAWSRMLFGSTDYHPPSRFLEEIPGELVEVSGAPRARRGAAGHRDAVVSAAIRRSRELVGGGEAATGGGGGFGMSTASTGARGADQLGLRIGDDVHHEKFGEGVIIDINGGGDKAEATVRFRDVGEKVLLLAWAPLSRV